In bacterium, a single genomic region encodes these proteins:
- a CDS encoding cytochrome c, producing MKTKIMLMVLLVTSVMLWSCGEASGENGKEPVKTAANTGSNVVKSNPSGLNTFQLEHGVGPITAEFKLAAVNATLAKTGEKVFETKCFSCHRLDDRYVGPPLREVTKRRKPEYIVNMILNPDEMIKKHPDAKKLLAEFMTPMTFQNVTKDEAMAILEYFRYSAEQKKK from the coding sequence ATGAAAACCAAAATAATGCTTATGGTTCTGCTCGTTACCAGCGTCATGCTCTGGTCGTGCGGAGAAGCTTCCGGAGAAAACGGCAAAGAGCCTGTTAAAACCGCGGCCAATACCGGATCGAATGTAGTCAAATCGAATCCGTCGGGACTCAACACGTTTCAACTCGAACACGGAGTCGGACCGATTACGGCCGAATTTAAACTGGCGGCCGTCAACGCAACATTAGCCAAAACCGGCGAGAAAGTTTTTGAGACCAAATGTTTTTCCTGCCACCGGTTGGACGACCGTTATGTCGGGCCGCCGCTCCGTGAAGTCACGAAACGCCGCAAACCGGAATACATCGTCAACATGATTCTCAATCCGGACGAAATGATCAAAAAACATCCGGATGCTAAGAAATTATTGGCGGAATTTATGACACCGATGACATTCCAAAATGTCACGAAGGACGAAGCGATGGCCATTTTGGAATACTTCCGTTATTCGGCAGAACAGAAGAAGAAGTAA